One Pelagicoccus sp. SDUM812003 DNA window includes the following coding sequences:
- the creB gene encoding two-component system response regulator CreB produces MWDKDTVLVVEDEPSISDNVTFGLKREGFASVVVTTGFEAIEQLKKRAFALVVLDVGLPDTTGFEICKQIREISQIPIIFLTARSEEIDRILGLEIGGDDYVCKPFSVRELVARARVILRRGRAEPVPSNNNKNGDRFGPFLLDESRYQISVSDKTLNLTRYEYRMLKVFLKRQGRVLTREQLMYQVWEEPEASGERTVDAHVKSIRAKLRYASPGVEYIQTHRGIGYSMQF; encoded by the coding sequence ATGTGGGATAAGGATACAGTGCTGGTTGTGGAGGATGAGCCTTCCATTTCCGATAACGTCACCTTCGGGCTCAAGCGCGAGGGGTTCGCCAGCGTGGTTGTGACGACAGGATTCGAAGCGATCGAGCAATTGAAGAAACGCGCTTTCGCTTTGGTCGTGCTCGATGTTGGATTGCCGGATACGACCGGTTTTGAGATCTGTAAGCAGATTCGAGAGATTTCCCAGATCCCAATCATCTTCCTCACCGCTCGAAGCGAAGAGATCGATCGGATCCTTGGATTGGAGATCGGAGGGGATGACTACGTTTGCAAACCCTTTAGCGTGCGAGAATTGGTCGCGCGAGCGCGCGTGATCTTAAGGCGAGGCCGAGCGGAACCGGTTCCAAGCAACAACAACAAGAACGGCGATCGATTCGGCCCCTTTCTTCTCGACGAGTCGCGCTACCAGATTTCTGTCTCCGACAAGACACTCAACCTGACCCGCTACGAGTACCGGATGTTGAAAGTGTTTTTGAAGAGGCAGGGGCGCGTGCTGACCCGCGAACAGCTTATGTACCAAGTGTGGGAGGAACCGGAGGCGAGCGGCGAGCGCACGGTGGATGCTCATGTAAAGTCGATTCGGGCGAAGTTGAGATATGCGTCGCCAGGTGTTGAATACATCCAGACGCATCGGGGGATTGGGTATTCGATGCAGTTTTGA
- a CDS encoding MFS transporter, protein MAASSTRRVYSWACFDFANSAFGTLVLTFIYNTYFMNGIAPSESEGTTLWGNTVAIASLVIALLSPALGAAADAFGWKKRFMWVTVTLACLATAGLYFPQAGDVWPALLLFGLALVATELSIVFNNAFLPEIAPREKHGKVSNQAFALGYFGGLICLFIAMAGFVNGEDNAAWFGLDKDVFQHVRATNVLVAIWFAVFSLPLLLWVKEVKPPQRSDGFLVVARKSFRRIAETFRHLREYRELFWMLVARMFYNDGLVAIFSFGGIYATVEFGFTFQDLMIFGIALNVCSGLGSLLFSFIEDRIGSRITIVISLLALVGATVAALFIESKNAFWGCAIVIGLFLGPNQSASRAYLSRLTPLEKSNEFFGFFAFSGKATAFLGPLLYGQMVGIFDSQRAGMVVIPVLMTVGMILFLWKTHPKPEKNTSTP, encoded by the coding sequence GTGGCTGCCAGTTCGACTAGACGGGTTTATTCGTGGGCGTGTTTCGACTTCGCCAATTCCGCGTTCGGAACGTTGGTCCTGACGTTTATCTACAACACTTACTTCATGAACGGGATCGCCCCGAGCGAGTCGGAGGGGACGACGCTTTGGGGCAACACGGTGGCGATCGCGTCGCTGGTGATCGCCTTGCTTTCGCCGGCATTGGGAGCGGCGGCGGACGCGTTCGGGTGGAAGAAGCGGTTCATGTGGGTAACGGTGACCTTGGCGTGTTTGGCGACGGCGGGTCTGTATTTTCCGCAAGCCGGCGACGTGTGGCCGGCGTTGCTTTTATTTGGCCTGGCGCTGGTGGCGACGGAGCTGTCGATCGTGTTCAACAACGCCTTTTTGCCGGAGATCGCTCCGAGGGAGAAGCATGGCAAGGTGTCGAATCAGGCGTTTGCTCTGGGGTATTTCGGTGGTCTGATTTGTTTGTTTATCGCGATGGCGGGGTTCGTGAACGGGGAGGACAATGCGGCCTGGTTTGGGCTCGATAAAGATGTGTTTCAGCATGTACGGGCGACGAACGTACTGGTGGCGATTTGGTTTGCTGTATTCAGTCTTCCGCTACTGCTCTGGGTGAAGGAGGTGAAGCCACCGCAGCGCAGCGATGGATTTCTGGTGGTGGCAAGAAAGTCGTTTCGACGCATCGCTGAGACCTTTCGCCATCTGAGGGAATACCGTGAGTTGTTTTGGATGCTGGTGGCCCGCATGTTTTACAATGACGGGCTGGTGGCGATTTTCTCGTTCGGTGGAATCTATGCCACGGTGGAGTTTGGTTTTACCTTTCAGGACCTGATGATTTTCGGCATCGCTCTGAACGTGTGTTCCGGCTTGGGTTCCTTGCTCTTTAGCTTCATCGAAGATCGTATCGGCAGTCGCATTACAATCGTCATTTCACTACTCGCTTTAGTGGGAGCTACTGTGGCGGCTTTGTTCATCGAATCGAAAAACGCCTTCTGGGGCTGCGCTATCGTGATCGGTCTTTTCCTCGGACCGAACCAGTCGGCTAGTCGGGCCTATTTGAGTCGTTTGACACCGTTGGAAAAATCGAACGAGTTCTTCGGCTTCTTCGCGTTTTCGGGTAAGGCGACTGCCTTTCTTGGTCCCTTGCTTTACGGCCAAATGGTTGGGATCTTCGATTCGCAACGGGCCGGTATGGTAGTGATCCCGGTTTTGATGACCGTCGGCATGATTCTCTTCCTTTGGAAAACCCATCCAAAGCCGGAGAAGAATACTTCTACTCCCTAG
- a CDS encoding NAD(P)H-dependent glycerol-3-phosphate dehydrogenase yields MSQKSRIAVLGAGAWGTAMALHCERQGLEVVIVPRRQEQAARMMVERENSDYLPGYRFGDSLRVSSDLSASLKDVDVVFLGIPSYALRDWCKRIKETDTVAFDRALFVSLAKGLEIATRKTPCGIVLEELPQATVGALSGPTFAGEVAAGKPTAMTLAFDNLDTSRCEALQNAVSGPNLRVYASSDLRGVELGGCLKNVYAIAAGCCQGLGLGDNALASLLTRAVAEMMRVGQLLGARAETFYGLSGFGDLVATCHGDWSRNRTFGETIAQGRSAADIIAGQKTAVEGYRTAKAFFEECSEAGIDAPILRQVYQICYEAKPPLSALSDLMSRDLKRE; encoded by the coding sequence ATGAGTCAGAAGTCACGGATTGCGGTTTTAGGGGCAGGCGCTTGGGGCACGGCGATGGCCCTGCATTGCGAACGTCAGGGGCTGGAGGTCGTGATCGTACCTCGTCGCCAGGAACAGGCGGCCAGAATGATGGTGGAGCGAGAGAACAGCGACTATCTTCCCGGCTACCGATTTGGCGATTCGCTTCGAGTGAGCTCGGACCTTTCCGCTTCCTTGAAGGATGTCGACGTCGTTTTTCTCGGCATCCCTTCCTATGCGCTTCGCGATTGGTGCAAGCGTATCAAGGAGACAGATACCGTCGCCTTTGATCGCGCTCTCTTTGTAAGCCTAGCCAAGGGCTTGGAAATCGCCACCCGGAAGACGCCTTGCGGGATCGTGCTGGAAGAATTGCCGCAAGCGACCGTGGGTGCCCTGTCGGGACCGACCTTCGCTGGCGAGGTGGCTGCCGGAAAGCCGACCGCTATGACCCTTGCGTTCGACAATCTGGATACGTCGCGCTGCGAGGCGTTGCAAAACGCGGTGAGCGGGCCGAACCTGCGCGTCTACGCCAGCTCCGACCTGCGTGGCGTGGAGCTGGGCGGCTGTTTGAAAAACGTTTACGCCATCGCGGCCGGGTGTTGCCAAGGTCTTGGTCTAGGGGACAACGCTCTGGCGTCTCTGCTCACGCGGGCTGTCGCGGAGATGATGCGCGTGGGGCAGTTGCTGGGAGCTCGCGCCGAAACGTTTTACGGGTTGAGCGGCTTTGGCGATCTTGTGGCGACCTGTCATGGCGATTGGAGCCGAAATCGCACCTTCGGTGAAACCATCGCCCAGGGGCGAAGCGCGGCGGACATCATTGCTGGACAGAAGACAGCCGTTGAGGGCTATCGAACAGCGAAGGCGTTTTTTGAAGAGTGCTCGGAGGCGGGCATCGATGCGCCGATCTTGCGGCAGGTGTATCAGATCTGCTACGAAGCGAAACCGCCTCTTTCCGCATTGAGCGATTTGATGAGTCGCGACCTCAAGCGCGAATAA
- a CDS encoding succinate dehydrogenase/fumarate reductase iron-sulfur subunit: MNVKLRVWRQKNSETEGRFETYEAKNLNPNMSFLEMMDVVNEDLTDAGDEPIAFAHDCREGICGTCSCMIDGKPHGPESGVATCQTYMRTFKDGDTITVEPFRAKAFPIVKDLVTDRAAFDKIQQAGGFVTVRTGAAPDANSIPIGKDVADLAMDAAACIGCGACVAACKNASAMLFVSAKAGQLNLLPQGKPEKDQRVLNMVAAMDEAGFGNCTNQYECSAACPKLISEEFISRFNRDFLAASVKSAFKSKAL; encoded by the coding sequence ATGAACGTTAAACTACGCGTCTGGCGTCAGAAGAATAGCGAAACAGAAGGTCGCTTCGAAACCTACGAAGCTAAGAACCTCAACCCCAACATGTCCTTCTTGGAGATGATGGATGTGGTGAACGAAGACCTCACCGATGCGGGCGACGAGCCGATCGCATTTGCCCACGACTGTCGCGAAGGCATTTGCGGCACCTGCTCATGCATGATTGACGGCAAGCCTCACGGCCCCGAGAGCGGGGTGGCGACTTGCCAAACCTACATGCGCACCTTCAAGGACGGCGACACCATCACGGTGGAGCCCTTCCGAGCCAAGGCGTTCCCGATCGTGAAGGACTTGGTCACCGACCGCGCCGCCTTCGACAAGATTCAGCAAGCTGGCGGATTCGTCACCGTTCGCACTGGGGCGGCCCCGGATGCGAACTCGATACCCATCGGCAAGGATGTGGCGGACCTCGCTATGGACGCGGCGGCCTGTATCGGTTGCGGCGCTTGCGTGGCTGCGTGCAAGAACGCCTCCGCCATGCTTTTCGTTTCCGCCAAGGCGGGCCAGTTGAATCTGCTTCCCCAGGGCAAGCCGGAGAAGGATCAGCGAGTGCTCAACATGGTGGCGGCGATGGACGAAGCGGGCTTCGGAAACTGCACCAACCAGTACGAGTGCTCGGCTGCCTGTCCGAAGCTGATTTCCGAGGAGTTCATCTCCAGGTTCAATCGCGATTTCTTGGCGGCTTCGGTGAAGAGCGCCTTCAAGTCCAAGGCCCTCTAG